The sequence below is a genomic window from Lycium ferocissimum isolate CSIRO_LF1 chromosome 9, AGI_CSIRO_Lferr_CH_V1, whole genome shotgun sequence.
ATGGCGAAATCTATCATTTTCATATTAAGTGTCGTTATTTAAGTCTAGTGAAcagaataaaataaataatgttaATTTCTAAGAATCTTGATAACCGACTCTCAATAGGAAAAATGAGGTCGAAACAAACGAGGCACGCTTAATATGTtggtcacaattttttttacaattaaaTGTGCATATGAAGTAACTATACatatttgttttatattttataatataaacCTCTAATTGATCTGCAGGCATAATTGTATCTATAGATACTATGGGATTTCATAAATAACTTATGATTGTTTTCTAACATAGACTTGACTTAGAAGATAGAAAGAGATAAAAGATAtgattttcaaataataatAGCGATACATGAAATAAGATATAGGAGAATTAGTTGTTCTTTAAATGCTTTCCATTCAAAGGATGAATTGGTAGGTAGAGTTTCCTATTTCATTCTCTTGATGGTAGGTAGGACGGGAATGAGatattattatatgattttaatccCTTCTCTTTAAGACCAATAATACTAGGCAGTTCTGATGCCAGATCGCACATGCGTCATTAACACCCATGTGTACCACATGCATTTCTTTATTCAAATCAATGTCTATCTACCGTTTCTTCTCTCtcattctttcttattttattttttggccaaaatcattttattatatttttcattttttcaactGAGGGGCGTACCATCTGAACCCTTCAAGATAACTGTTAATGTGCCACTTAGACACAAAATAAATATGCAACAACACACGCATGATGCGTGTAATTCACAcgcaaaaataacaaataagacGGAGCCACGTGAattttagctttaaaaaaaaaaaggattttacaaaaaaaaaaaaaaaaaaaaaaaaagtcattaaTTATTCCGGCGGTGCTTTTAGAAGAGTGGTTAACGACcggtgacccgacccgaaatcCGATGAAAAAGTAAAACTTAGTTTCTACTCCCCCCCACCCCAGCCAGCAACCCACCCACCTAACCCTTTCTCCTCTCTTTGTTCTTTCCCTCGTCAACCCGTCCCCACCACCACTCCTCCGGCGagctcctcttttttttttttttattcttataataagcaaaaaaaattcGTTCCTTTAGATTCAAGTGCTAGATAGAAATCATAAACAGAGAGTACTGTTTTTCTCCATACCAAATCACATGAACGGAGATGGCGGAGATGGCGGTGATGGGGTGGTCCGTCGGTGAGAGGACAGCAACAATGttagaaagaagaagaaagggaggaAAATTAGTTGATTCAgaaatctttttcttttgtaaagattgaaaagaaataaaacagaaaaggaaaaaaaagaaggtgcaGGAGGAAAAAATTGCAGAGCTTTGGGAAAGTAAAATGGGGTGAAGAAGACGATGACGTGGAGTGGGTGGGTTGCTTTCCTTTTTTGATTAAGTAattgttatttttaaaaaatgaataaaaagtcCTCTTTAGTTATTTACTTAGTGCCAAGtgtcaacaaaagaaaaaaaggtgtcaacttttcaaagaaaaaaaaaaaagaaaactattaTTTGGAATCTACTCACGCGCCCAACGAAAGTGAAttacacttttttattttgtgtctAAGTGGCACATTAACAGTTATCTTTATCTTTTAAAGTCTGTTCTTTTGGCCCAAACGAATAAAAATATGGACGTGTATCATatcttttttttacttttattttttcattttatttacttttaaggCATTCAGATTGGGGTTGTTGGATTGGGTCACTCCCAAAACCCAGATGGTACAGTTTCTTTTTCCAAAGCTAGATGGTATTCGTGAGAAAAAGAGTGTTTAATCAGGAAAATTTCCTAAAATCCCTTCAAACCCCTAAAACAGTAGTCCTAGCTACCAAGTTAAACAAGTAACCTCCAATTAATGACCAAGTCCAGCAACCGTGGGGGCTGCTGAAGGACAGATTTTTTCACTGTTCAGCTAATTGACAATACGTTTCATGTTAATatatgttaattagtatttcaTGTCTTgttattttagtcatttttcacTTTCGGCTGTGTTCGTAAGATTAGAATACATATAGTAAATTACCTCTGGTTTTGTACCCATGGAGGAACAGGAACCTCTAATGGTTGGACCAATATCTTAAAGAACAAAGTTTGGACGTGTATCATATCTTTTTTTCGTGATATATTTTGTCTCAACTTTCTTTTAAGTACTTAGAGTACACATTATATTATGTGCTTTAGAAATGCGGTACTAcaataaaatcatttttagTATAATTGCACTATTATCCAACTTGCGAAGTAGTAAAGTAGAATTGATTTTTCAAAGACCTTTTTTAATCAACAGTCATCCATGGTGGAGGATGGGTGTTACGGACGTCAGCCtatatatgtaattaaaaagaATTAGTACAAAGAGCAAGACATAAACCTAAGCATCCAGAACATGATGACAAACGATAGAATTCATTTTTATATACATCTGGTTACAAATGTTTGCCTAACTTGATAGAGGTTACCTCCATCACATTTTGACTACTATAAGCTTCACAAAAGGATGCCATACACACAGTTAACAAAACTATACAAGATTCAGTACCACTGTTTCTAGTGTTGGCATCATTCTAACAAAATGATTCTTCCTTGGTTTTATGCTGAAGTTTGGGATACCATCTTGATCAAGTTTCACTGTTGATTTCACTATTTCTGGCAGAGGTATAGCTTCATCAAGTGTAACTTGATCTCTCAATCTTTCCCCATATTAGCTAGTTAATCAGCAGCCATATTGCCCTCTCGGTATGTGTGGACAAAAACAAAATTACACTATTTTAGAGGTGAATAATCTGATCAATGACATGTTGGATTTGTTGTTAATCATGTTAATAATCAGCTGGGGATCAGATTCCGCTCACATAAAAGGAACTTATGCTAACACACAGTTTCAAACCCTGTAAAAGAGCTTTGGCCTTGGCCATTTTGTCACTGAATTGGCCATAGTATTCAGCATTCAGCATAGGCCAGGACAAAGCAGCCAAGGTTGCCTCTAATGATACAACATCCTCCAGAGCTTCCCCGATCCCCTATACAACAGACATCAATGTTAGTTTTAGCCAACCAAACTCAGGCTTATTCCATTTAACCAGGTGACTACTGGTTGTTTGTTTTGCCTTCTCCACTGCATTACACATCAAATTCCAGGATAAAGGCAATTGGACTTTGGCAAATTGGATATTTAAAAGAATGGCCATGTTTTTACAGACCTGCTGAACAATAACTCTGCCAGACATGCAAATATTGTCATACCATCTATTTTTCCATATCTCCCAGCATATAACTGTTGGGAGGCATTGTAATAGCACTGCATGGATACCATATTAGCCTTAGATAGCCACCAAGATATGAGTAATTGCCTCGTGTTTAAACATGTTTTGCAATCTGGCTCATACAAAACATGATTGTCTCTTCATTATGGTAGGACAGTAGGAACATTCAGACATGCAAATATTGTCATACCATCTATTTTTCCATATCTCCCAGCATATAACTGTTGGGAGGCATTGTAATAGCACTGCATGGATACCATATTAGCCTTAGATAGCCACCAAGATATGAGTAATTGCCTCGTGTTTAAACATGTTTTGCAATCTGGCTCATACAAAACATGATTGTCTCTTCATTATGGTAGGACAGTAGGAACATTCAGATCATAGCATCATAGCAAATATCTGTATCACTTCAAACCAAAGGCGGATCCAGGTTTTGAAGTTTATTGGTTCCTACAAAGATTTCAAGttaacataaaataataattgggttcacaatcaactatttattaaaaaattatggaTTTCTTAATACAAATACATGGTATGAACAAAAGTTACTGGGCTCCCCTGAACCCATACCTTAAGGGctagatccgcccctgcttCAAACCTAAGAGTGTTGAATTCAACTGAGATGATTCTTATGTAGTCTTTTATGCTTTGTCCTTCTCTTTCCTATTTAATGGAAAAGGTGATCGCCTGTATCAAAATGTGATTCCAAGTACAAGCAGGAATAGCCTAGATTATGTTCTAACATTAGTATGGTTGATACCATTGACATTAACACTTGAAAACTGTGCAACAGTCTAGAATTTAGCATATTATTGGGCTTTAGATTTTTAACACTTAAGAGGAGAAAACTCTCACAAAATAACGTATTCAGCAAATAAGATATAACTGTATGAAGGTAATAGTGGTGGACATATCTCAAAGTTCTAGACCATCAGGCAGAAAGAGACTTCATCCTGAACATGGAAGGAAGGCTGGTTTGTCAATGCTCGAGTTAATCAGAAAACATCACATATCTGGCTTGTTCTGAAACGACAAACGGTGATAAGAAACGAGCACCATGAGACTAGTACAGCCAAATTCTCAATGAATCCCGTTCAACTTCTGAGACGAACAAGTAGGTGCCTCAAAATGAATTAGGTTCTCCATTTGATTTTATGATGCTTGTTGGCCGAGGCACGATCTTGGAAGCAAAAACTCCACAGcaacaaataaataatattcacataTTGAAAACCCCAAAAGAAAATCTCACAGAAACTAGCAGTTGGAGATTCTAGAATAGAGTAGCTTCCTCTAACTGATGACTACACTTTCTGGCTTAATTTGACCAAGGGTTATTTCAAGATTGATGAACCTGAAGCGGCAATTGTTTGGTAAGAATACTTCGACAGCGGATATAGCAAAATGCCCTGCAAGAGATGACAGCAGGAAATGTAGACAGacatgccttgaaaatatgcTACCTAATGACCACATAGCCTGATACTTCAAACATGTCAAGATCAAAAGTCAATTGCATGGTGTGACTATATGAAATATTGCTAGAGTTCAAGAATGGAACTGCAGAAACCGGAGTGCCCTGAAGAACCAGGAAACCAAAACCAATAATTTGGATGACTGACCCATATATTAATTTATTTGGTGGAGCATTTCTGCTAAGATAACATTCACCATCTCATAAGAATAAATAACTGAGATGGTGATAACGGCTAGCGTCAATGATTGGGAGGATTTCATTAACTTTTGATCAGAGTGAAGCGTAATAAGGAGAAACCAAGAAAGTTGCCAGGTTCTCTTCCGACACAAATTGCAGAAAATGATATCAACTTCATTAAAAGCACCCAACTAACGTTCAGTTTAGATATTATAGCTAAGCTTCATACCCGCTTACGAACTTCCAATTTTCCACAGTTTTTCTGGGTCACATttcaaattctcaaaatcaGAAGCAACCATTTGTTCAACAACTTAAAAGATTTATGATCTGCTGCCAAAGCACTCCCTATTTACCATTCCACTATCTTGTTGACCAGAGGAAAATTTAAATGCCATTGAGAAAATTCAAGTCAACAGCATATtctaatcatcatcgctctccTTTCTCCATTCTTCCTCATCAAATAGATCTTCAGGTGGATCATAGACTACAATATCTGGGAACAGTTCCAGAAAATCATCCTTCACTTTTTCTCTCAATTCGGGGTAAGGAAGTAGCCCCTTCAATATAACACGATAAGGTAAAGACATAGGAGGATCAGGAGAGCGCCTCATTTCATCATATATGTGCATTGCCTCTGCAGGTAATCCACCATCTAGATAAGCCCTGACAAGATCGCCAAATGTGTGCTGATCAAAAAGCACCCCTTCTTTCTTCAAATCTTCCCATACCTTCTTTGTTTCGTCTACCTTTTTGTTTCTTGCAAGCATGAAAAGCATATCCCTGTAAAAGAACATGTCTGGCCGATACCATATTTCTTTGCGCACAGCCTCGTACAACTGCAAATATTAAGAGTAAAAGTCAGCAGTATAAGCATTATATAAATCATTAACGAAAGTGGATAACTTCCATCTCCAAATAAGCTAAAGAAAGGGGTTATGTCTAGGCAAATGCAGTCTGCTCTACTCTAGAATTACCACTTAAAACGAACAACCGGAAGTAAACAAGAGAAGATGAACATCGCATCCCTATTGACTACGATGAATTAACAATCAAAGTATAATTGATGATGTTCCAAGCAGGAATCACACTTGTGTTCAACATCGTCAAACATAATGTTACATTTTGTCAAAGGAGTATAATAGTACAACAATAAATAGATATTACCACAGTTACTTCTGAGCAAAACCAAGACTTAACAGGAACTATGCCTAATAATTTCCCAATCTTAAAATTCCAAAAGCAACCGGCATAATACAAACATTTTTCCCAGTATGCAGTGAACCTATGTTAAAACCCACCAAAAAgtggggaaaaaagaaaaaaaaaaaaaagcaccatATCCTTGTCCCATTCTCGGAATCTCCAAAGCATATGAAAACTAAATAGTGTTTTGGGGAATCATAACAAGTACTAGTAATATTTATCTTTCCtaccttttttcttcaaattcctttctatatttatacAATAAACTACTCCCTACTCTCAGATTATCTGTTGTGATTCTCTTTAACTCGccctttaagaaatattaattaggaagGACTTTTAACTAGTATTTTACCCTTCATTGGACTTTTTATAAGAAAAAGTTAGAAACTTGATAGCAAATAAAATCAGATAGTTACCCTGATGGAGAGGTAAACAAGATTTTGTCTTTGGAACTCAGCAAGAACAGCAAGGAGGTCAGATTTAAGTAGACGAGAAACATGTGACTTCATAAACCTCTCAAACCTAACCGCGTTAGACTGTAAGCGCTTAAGCTCCTTAGCGACCATTAAACCTTCTTTCCCCATTTCTTTCTTGCGCCTCCATATCGACACACTTGGGctcgatgatgatgatgtcgaACCAGTAATGATTTGTCTGATTCCACATCTGTGGTATGGTAGTGAGGCTCGCCGCAGAAGATTTTGACCGCCTTGACGCCACATTTGCAACTGCTGAGAGCTTCAAAGTCACCATGCTACTAATTCATTGAGAACTAGCTATGAAAACGACACATACACCCCTACAGGTTCTGTCTTGGTTACAGCGAGGCCCACTGAGTTTTTAATCAATTACCAAAACCGATAAATCAAACCCTTTAATATCGACAACAAAAAATAGACTAGTGGCTTGCTTTGATTTAATTcgttcttgaaaaaaaaaaaggaaccccATCATAGAGccggtttggattagcttattTTACGCCCTTTCAagctaaaataatatttaagcatttttttagtgtttgggtcaaataaaaaaatacttttgaacacttatttttaagctaaaataataaaaataagtcaaaaatcaCAATTTATGATTCGTAACTTATGACTTTTGCCTTATACGCCATACGTTATAAGTCCatccaaacaaactcataatcagtttggtatgattttaattaaaggagTCAGACTAAACcaatattatatttatacaaatttaataaatagtttatattttaaaatacggaaaagggcctaaaatgtccttgaattaTCAGATTTGGTACAAAAATGCTCACCGTTTATCTTTGCGCTCTGAAATCCACCAGTCCCGCCCCCTCCACCCCCCATGTCAACCTGTGGGGcctaaattatccttatttttaaCTCtcctctttaaaaaaaaatagtttcacaCTTATTGCAAACCCATTAAAACCACCCCGTCCCTATCCTCCATTAAAACAACCCCATTACACAGTCCCAATCCTCCATTGAAACAACCCAAAACCTCCATTAAAACCACCACCGTAACACCCCTCATCCAAACGGCTATCGAGCCTCCATTAAATAGCCATTGAACCACCAACCACGAATGACCCAAAACCACTTGTCGATTCCTCCATTGAAACATTGACCAATTTCGCACTTATTGCAACCCCCTTTGATCAATTTTCTTCTCTCTTCCATTTTAGTCTTATTCCTCCCATCAACCCCTCACTCCTCCAATATTTTCTCTAATTACTTTTTGTTTGCTcaatttttaaaagtaaaccgtttaattatgcaaaattattttgattatgaccAAAGTAATTAAATTAGTTTGAGTTTGAATCGGATCCTAAGTTTTTGTTGAGCTTATTTGTGTTGAAATTTAGTTGAGTACTGCAAAAAGATACTTGTTAAATCTCATGAAACCTCCATAAAATTCGGACATTCATTGATGAACATTGACCtcaatttgaaaatttaatttcgAGATTTACTGGCGATTTAAACTTGGTATGTTGGAATTTGGTTTTTAAGCTCAAGCATGAATGAgtatacttggaaaaaaaaatccattaaaGAAGTGAACTAAAGCCGCCATTGAAGGAGCTTTTTGAAGCTTGCTTTAAATTTCTAAATCTGTAAATTTGGGTGTTTAAATCAATTGGGTGATACTATTTTTAAAAGTGGGTAGCATGAATAACCATCGACTTAGGGCTTAGAACCTGAAGAAGAAAGCAGAAAACTCCATGGAAGTCATTAATGAAGCTTGAAGCTTTAAGTTAGAAGATGACATGGGGGTGGTAGAGATTTTCTCACACGGGCAGGTCAAAATACGGGTCATGgatggaatttttttaattttggaagGGTTTAAATTTGTTCAATCAGATCTGGccatgtaataaataaatatttaattattttattttaatgtgaCCGTTAAAATAAGGGCAAAGTAGACCCAATAGGTTAACGGCAGGGCATTTTTGGCCCAATAGATGGCCGGAGGGCAATATTGTACCAAATCCAATAGTTCAGGggcattttaggcccttttatttattataatgtaatttgtcttgtgggattacactgggtatgttgttgttgtaaagtaATTCGTAagtatttcttaaattttttcatatttcGTAACATATTATTTTAAGATTGAACttataattttctattttaaaacaAGCCTTTATAAAATTATAGCGCATACACATCTTATAACTCAAATGAAGGCCAAATCAAACCTTGTTATTTTCGTTATCGCATATTAATACTACTTGTTTTATGGGTTTTCATCATCTTTGTTCTTTGGTGACATTATTTACCCTCAAAATGTACTGTTGAtttttttaatggtttaaatgaTACGTGAATTGATTTGTTATAGATAGCGTAAATAGCGAATGATAAGTAAGGAAATCAAGTAAATATAAAACAATAATATACTAAAATAAGCCTGAGTAGCTTGAGCTTGGAAGAATCTCTCAATGAGGATGACTCCGAAACAATTTCAAGCCTTGAAGAACAGTTTGTTTCCgggaacaaaaattaaatgaatTGTATTATAATTTGCTTAAGTGCGTAAAATGTAAATTGTTAAGTAGAATTGGATGCCCTCTAACACTGATATTGGGCTCATTTTATAAGTGATAATTCTGCAGCCAGGGGCCATGAATCATTCCCTCattatgaataataatgatCAATAAATGATCCTTAATTACAAATGCATAATGTTTGGCTACATATCCAGATCGGATACGTAATGCCTGAGGCTCATAACTGCTCCTCGATAATTGATCCGGATTCTTTACTACAAACGCGTGTGAAATAGCTTCCTCTGGGATCTCGACTGAATTGTATCCTAATATGTTCACCTGCCACATGTCAACACCATATCTTGCCACGTGTAACGTCAGTTTTTACCCTATACAGATAATCCCCACACTTTCCGATCAAATATAGCATGCGACCGGGATCTTCTCTTCAACCCGTTACAATTCGAAAAATGTTGATCTTTATGGTGGTAAATGAAACTTCTCCACTTCCTTTGGATTTGATGTACGTCCTTTCATTACTGACGTTCCAGACACGTGTCGCATTGCGATTGGCCAATATGGATGGTTCGGGTTTTCAAACTGTCTCCATAATGATGACAAACTCCTCAATATAAACCCCCAATCCGTCTTatgtttcttttactttttcgaTTTATAACCCAAAACTCTCTTGTTGAAGTTTTCCTTGCTCCTTATTCCCATCAAACTATGAATTTTCCTGTTTCTCGTTCTCTGATCAAATCCACGAATGGCCAGAATTAGACCTTTTTCCTCCGGTGCTCGCTAAGTACCATATTCTTCTGCTCCACTGCCAGCGGTTGTCGACGATGGTGTCGAAGCTGAAGGAGCTCCAACCCAAGCCGCCATCATCGCCTTTTCATTTACTTCCGGCTCGTATAACTTCACCAGTGACCTTTCAGTTCGAGCTGCAATTACTCAGAGTGACCGGGGCGAAATGATAAAAAGTTACCCTTCTTCTATCACAACTTCTACTCTCTTGAGTTGGTCAGAAAGGATTGTCATTGGgattttatttatcaaatcattattccCCGGGAGAATAGTGATATTACCACCCCGAGGCCTGATTTTTTGAACGTGTACACCTATCCGTTTACACTCGGCTTAAATCCGACGATTGACCTGGTGATAATCGAAATGTGAAAATGTTACAACGTTTGCCTTGCTCAAGTCAGGGCATCAATGTGGAGAGTAGTGGATTGTATCCAATTTTTGGCTAACGAGGCAAAATTACCTTTCACTTTAAGCCATCTAATTCGTCTTTatacttccaaatttttctgAGGTGGTGTCATCACCCTCTCGAAGTGAGGCAAAACCTCGTTCATCACCAGTCTAGAT
It includes:
- the LOC132029552 gene encoding pentatricopeptide repeat-containing protein At1g62350 — its product is MWRQGGQNLLRRASLPYHRCGIRQIITGSTSSSSSPSVSIWRRKKEMGKEGLMVAKELKRLQSNAVRFERFMKSHVSRLLKSDLLAVLAEFQRQNLVYLSIRLYEAVRKEIWYRPDMFFYRDMLFMLARNKKVDETKKVWEDLKKEGVLFDQHTFGDLVRAYLDGGLPAEAMHIYDEMRRSPDPPMSLPYRVILKGLLPYPELREKVKDDFLELFPDIVVYDPPEDLFDEEEWRKESDDD